Genomic window (Candidatus Methylomirabilis sp.):
GTCGACTTTAGGCGACTTGTTGCTTCAGTCCTGATGATGTTCGCGGTGGCGGCCCTGCCGGCTGCGGCCATGGCCGAGGCGAGGATCAAGGATATCGCCAAAGTCCAAGGGGTCCGGGAGAACGAGCTGTTTGGATACGGCTTGGTGGTTGGGCTCGCCGGGACGGGGGACAGGGCACAGGTCACCTTTACGATCCAGGCTGTGGTGAGCATGCTCAAGAAGCTTGGGATTACCATACCGGCAGAGCGCCTCACGCTGAAAAACGTGGCAGCGGTCATGGTGACGGCGAAGCTACCGCCATTCGCAAAGGGGGGAAGTACCCTGGACGTGACGGTCTCGTCAGTGGGGGACGCAACCAATCTGCAGGGTGGTACCCTGTTGCTCACCCCCCTTCAGGCCGCCGACGGTCAGGTCTATGCTGTCGCGCAGGGCCCGATTTCGATCGGGGGGTTTAACTTCGAGGCGGGAGGGGCAGGCGAGAAGATCCAGAAAAACCATCCGACCGTCGGCAGAGTCCCCAATGGCGCGATCGTGGAGCGGGAGTCGTCCACGGATTTTCTGAAGGCCAAACAGCTCTTGCTTG
Coding sequences:
- a CDS encoding flagellar basal body P-ring protein FlgI; its protein translation is MLARSLVDFRRLVASVLMMFAVAALPAAAMAEARIKDIAKVQGVRENELFGYGLVVGLAGTGDRAQVTFTIQAVVSMLKKLGITIPAERLTLKNVAAVMVTAKLPPFAKGGSTLDVTVSSVGDATNLQGGTLLLTPLQAADGQVYAVAQGPISIGGFNFEAGGAGEKIQKNHPTVGRVPNGAIVERESSTDFLKAKQLLLVLNNPDFTTALRMAQAVEKSLGAETRAKDASTVEIRVPDSYLSNPVELIAAVEKVSLVPDMSAKVVVNERTGTIIMGSQVRISTVAVAHGALSVQIRAEQQVSQPAPLSQGKTTVVSQTELEVHEGKNRFNLVDEAVSIGDLVKALNALGVTPRDIIAVLQAIKAAGALQGEIEIL